The sequence GAGCCGAAGGCGCAGGCAGGGTGGGCGGGCTCTGCAGACGTCCTGGGCAGCTCCCAATGGGGGCCCCCTATACCCAGGGTGTGGACGGTTGCTGGCTCCTGCCACTTGGGAGTCCTGAGGAGCCCTGTGGCGAGGGCTGCGATGCTTGGAACGGCCTGGTCTCTGTCCCCAGGTTTACAAGGCCGTTGAAGGAGGACGCTGCCATTTTAACTTGACTGAGAGACCCTTGGCACACACAAAACGCTCAGGGGTTCTTGGCCCTCGGTCCCTGCTCCGCAGCGCATAGGGCTTAGCATGTCACGGTTCCATCTGTTGTAcctgagaaacattttttaagtaaaataattaaacaacaaagaaactttttaaaggaaaaaagctaCTACCCTAAATAAGGTTAATAGTTACATATTCAGTTTTAAGTCGTAATAAGATGCTAAGTGTAGTTGTAAGTTACCTGAGGGTGTGTCTGAAGGGAAGGGGCCCGGACCCTCGCGGCGCCCTGAACCAGAGCTCGGTTTGTCTAGGTGGAAGTTAAACGGGCCGAGCCTCGGGACAGCAAAAGCCAAGCACCCGGACAGCCAGGGGCCAGCCAGTGGGGGAGCCGTGTCGTTCCCAGTGCTGCCAACGGCTGGGCAGGCCAACCCCCACCCACGTGGCAGCAAGGATATGGCCCGCAAGGTAAGGCCACCAGCACCCCTTCCTCCGGACTTAGCACAGAGGTGGGCTGTGTGGGAGTGCTTGCAGGCAGAGATGGGGCTCCCGACCCACCGGGTGCTGTGGCCCTCGGTGTGCTTGGGGCCTCAGCCGAGTCCCCACATGGAGTTTAAGCAGCTAGGGGCCGGCAGAACTGCAGTGGGCGTCCTCTGCCACGTGGGTCTGAGCGAACAATTAGACAACTCACATTGTCATGCAGTCCTTTCCTTTTGCTGGGGCAGGTTGGGAGTCCATCACTGTCACCTCCATCTCTGATTGCAAGTGTGTGACAGACAGCCTACAGTGAGGATGGACGTGGCCTTCCTGGGTGGGAGACTCCGACCATAGGCTTCTAGTAGGAGAAGTGGGGTTTACAGCCGGCCGGAAGGAGAGCCCTGCCTCTCCGGCTCTTTGGGTCTGTCCCTGCTTCCAGGGCTGTGGGCCGGTGCCAGCTGGGCTGTCAATTGAGCAGTTAAGGACAGACTGGCAGGAGGGTTGGGGGCTCCAGGGCAGGATCTGTGAGCCTCCACCAGTGTTGGAAACCCAATGAAGTGGCAGCATCCagggaggggcagaaggaggaggggtgggggctcTTGGCACCCAGGGCACTCGTCACCCCCAACCCTGCAGAGCCATCTACTGAGCTTGAAGCTTTATCCCTGGTCTCTCCAgagctgtctttttaaaaacctgcattttattgcaaaataaaatgtagctACAGGGAAACATTTACTGAGACCAGACGCTCCTCCGGCAGCAGGGGAAGGGGCCCATGCTTGGCCTGCAGCCAGCCAGGCCTGAGGTCCCACAAACATGTACCCAAGTCCTTGGTCTGTTGGCATCCCCTCCATCCAGTCTGCTGGTTATGTTGAAGAGCCAGGGCCATGTGACACAAAGGCTTTTCTTGCGAGCTACCTCTGGAAGGATAGGGACAGTAAGCCCTGAGCTTATGTCCAGGGTTCTTGAGACATCACAGGGGCTGTTCTGGTGGGTCCCTAGGGGCTGGgatgttctccctgtgtctgccAGTGGGGCTCTGGGAGGACTCTGCCATGTGCTCTGAGGGCAGGGCTTGGCCCCCAGTCCTGATGTTGGGCTGACAcagcaccacctcctctttgttTTCCGGTTTAGGAATGTGGGTGCCAGCAGGACAGGCAATTGGTAAGGAAAGGGAATCCAGAGTGCGGGGACCTGGGTCTGGGCTGGTGGGGCTGTGTGTGCCATGCTCTCCCGCACCCTGTGCCCTGCTTTCCAGGTGGCTACGGACCACCCCctgcaggaagaggagccccaccaCCGCCCCCGCCATTCACGTCTTACATCGTGTCCACCCCTCCCGGAGGGTTTCCCCCTCCACAGGGCTTCCCACAGGGCTACGGCGCACCCCCGCAGTTCAGTAAGTCCAGGGGCTTTGGCGGGGCCTCCATTGCACACCTTGACCTGCGTTTTTGCAGCCTCTGCCTGGGCGTTCGcttgggaggtgggtgggggaggggggagtgcCTGTGCTGGGTGCCACCTGTCCCAGGCCCTCTGACTGGAGGAAAGGGATGGGCCAGCTCTGTGCCCTGCACAGCGGTTGGCTTTGCCCCCTTGTCAAACAAGTGCACCTCGCCTATGGGGTGGCTCCAGGAGTTGACACAGCACAAAGACCCCGTTCTTCTCACGGTCATCCCTCAGGGTACGCATCTGGACCTAATCTCAGATTAGAATTGAGGGGGCTGGAGGTCTTGATTTACTTTTGTCTGTACTTGGCTTGTAGCTGGAGATCTGGGCATCAAGCAGCCAGCTCACCCCTAAGGTTAGGGCGCTCCTTGGAACCAAAGGGCACAGCCACACACTGGGAGCTGGGTTTCTGACAGTGAAGAGGGACCCTCACCTAACCCAGCATGGCCACATACTATTCCTACAACCTTTTTCCTACTACGTTCTTGGGATTCCAGTGTGTCATTCTCAGGGCCACAGGGCGAACCAGCCACGTTTGCAGGCTCAGTGGCCACTGGCCCATGACTGGCCAGTTCTGTGGCCTGGACCACAGCCACATGATGGCCAcgtggcccttcacagaaaagcTGTGTCTGCTGCTGGCCTAGATCacacctcattttctttctggcaAGACAAGAGGTGGCTAGAAGTGGGGTGTCTGAAGCCAGAGGCTAGAGCACAGGTGGCCGTGATCTTTGTCTTTCCAGAGCACGCAAGTTGTGCTGCGTTGGATGGTCGCCTCCTATCTTTCTAAGGAGCTTTCCAGAGCAGTGACCCCCTTCATCAGTTACTAGCCAGCACCACTGCAGGCAGCTCCCAGGCCTGCGCAGCTTCCCGCTGCCCTGCTGTGCCCAGTTTGCATGTTCGTCATTGCCTTGGGCGGGCCTGCATGCGGCTCCAGGTCTTCCTGTGGGGAATCCCGGGGCGGCTCCTGGTGGCTGGGCTGTGGGTGAGAAcggtatctgtctttctgtcctGTTTGCAGGTTTCGGCTATGGGCCGCCTCCTCCACCGCCAGATCAGTTTGCCCCTCCAGGAGTCC comes from Rhinolophus ferrumequinum isolate MPI-CBG mRhiFer1 chromosome 18, mRhiFer1_v1.p, whole genome shotgun sequence and encodes:
- the DAZAP1 gene encoding DAZ-associated protein 1 isoform X5, with protein sequence MQRSRGLEVEVKRAEPRDSKSQAPGQPGASQWGSRVVPSAANGWAGQPPPTWQQGYGPQGMWVPAGQAIGGYGPPPAGRGAPPPPPPFTSYIVSTPPGGFPPPQGFPQGYGAPPQFSFGYGPPPPPPDQFAPPGVPPPPATPGAAPLAFPPPPSQAAPDMSKPPAAQPDFPYSQYGYGQDLSSFGQGFSDPSQQPPSYGGPSVPGSGGPPAGGSGFGRGQNHNVQGFHPYRR